One segment of Panicum virgatum strain AP13 chromosome 1K, P.virgatum_v5, whole genome shotgun sequence DNA contains the following:
- the LOC120643137 gene encoding auxin-responsive protein SAUR32-like, with protein MQGEEKRGKVKKGWLAVRVGAEGDEGGFQRFVIPIAYLYHPLFRRLLEAARDAYGYDYSAGPLRLPCSVDEFLRLRALVERDTQAAAPASSSSHRVHAGGHGHYSLSPCTRAKVSS; from the coding sequence ATGCAGGGGGAGGAGAAGAGGGGGAAGGTGAAGAAGGGGTGGCTGGCGGTGCGCGTCGGCGCCGAGGGCGACGAGGGCGGCTTCCAGCGCTTCGTCATCCCCATCGCCTACCTCTACCACCCGCTCTTCCGGCGGCTGCTGGAGGCCGCGCGCGACGCCTACGGCTACGACTACTCGGCGGGGCCGCTGCGCCTGCCGTGTTCCGTCGACGAGTTcctccgcctgcgcgcgctcgtCGAGCGGGacacgcaggcggcggcgccggcctcctcgtcctcgcaCCGCGTGCAcgccggcggccacggccaCTACTCCCTCTCCCCGTGCACCCGCGCCAAGGTCAGCTCCTGA